The nucleotide window CTAAATCAAGTTGACTATTAACGCGATCAATATAACTTGGATTTAATACCCAATTATTTTCAACCAAACCAACTCTTACTCCAGCGATTGGTCCCGCCCAGGGAATATCAGAAATAGTTAAAGCACAAGCTGCTGCAATTAAACCGACAACGTCTGGATCATTCTTTTGATCGAAAGATAAAACAGTAACTATCACTTGAATGTCATAACGAATACTTTGATCAAATAGTGGTCGAATGGCTCGATCAATTAAACGCGAAGCTAAAATAGCCTCATCGCCCGCTCGACCCTCACGCTTAATAAAGCGTGAACCTTTAATTTTACCAGCAGCATATAATTTTTCTTCATAATCAACTAAAAGAGGAAGGTAATCTACACCTTCCCGAGATTCATCGCTTAAAACAGCAGTAGCTAAAACTAAAGTTTCGCCTAATTGCACAGTGCAACTACCGTTGGTTTGACCGGCTATTTTGCCAGTTTCAATAATTAAATTTTGACCAGCAATTTGAGTTTCAAATCGTTGAATCTGAGTGTCTTGTTTTTTCATAGATAATTTATATCGCCGATCAGCAAGCTAAAGACTATGAGAACCTCTTTGGTCTCTCAGTCTCTCAGTCTACTGACCCGCGAGATTAGTTAGTTAGTTAGTTAGTTAGTTGGTTGGTTGGTTGGTTTTTATTTATTTTATTTATTTTTTTATTTCTAGCTTTAATTTTATTTTGAGGATAATGAATTAAAAATCGATTTTGATCTTGACCCAAATCAACAAAATCATCTGCTACCTCTTTTAATTTACTGGATGTTGTTCCGCCAAAAGCTACCACCTCGGCAATACGACCGTGATATTGTAAATACTCAATTAATGGAATATAGTCTCCATCTCCACTAACCAAAACTATTACATCTAAATTAGGAGCCATTTTAATCGCATCCACTGATAAACCCACATCCCAATCAGCTTTCTTTTCTCCACCCCAAAAAATTTGTAAATCTTTCATTTTAATTTCAAAGCCTTGTTTACTTAGGGCTTCAAAAAAAGCTGTTTCTTCAAAAGACTTTGATTGTACTACATAAGCGATGGCTCTAACTAAGCGTCGATCAGCCACAGCAACTTTTAAAATTTCAGCAAAATTAACATTGGCTTTATATAAATTCTTTGCCGAATGATACATATTTTGAACATCGACAAATATACCCACTCTTTGATCTTTATGTTTAATCATAATAATTATAAAATTAAAGGACTTGATTAGCCCTTTAATTTCAATTCTTGAATTAATTTCTCATATTCTTTAAGATCTTCTCGTTTGAGATATCTTAAGAGACGACGTCGCTGACCAACTTTTTTCAATAAACCCCGGCGTGATGAAAAGTCTTGTTTATGAGCACGTAAATGATTGGTTAAATCTTTGACTTCCTCACTCAAGAGAGCGACCTGGACCTGGCTTGAACCAGTATCATTTTTATGAGTGGCGAATTTATTAATAATCGTGTCTTTTTTCTTTTTACTAATCATATGTAATAAAAATAATAAATTTTAATTATTTACCCATCATACACTATATTTAAAATCTTTGCAAGTCCTTAAATAAAAAACTGTTCTCAAGTCAGTTTTTTATCTAGCAAATGAATTTATTTAATCTGACTGATAATTCTGTCTAAATCTTCTTTACTATAAAATTCAATAATAATTTTACCGCCACGGGCAGATTTTTTAATTTCCACCTTAGTGCTTAATTTATCACGCAAAACTTTTTCCTGTTGTTGCAGGGCTAAATCCTTTTCGTTTATTTTAGTCTTTTTGATTGTACTAGTCTTGGCTTCCTGTTCAACATCTCTAACCGTTAAACCACCGATCACAATCTTGTGGAACATTTTCATCTGTTGTTTAGGTTCATCAAAAGCTAAAATAGCCTTGGCATGACCTTCATTAATTTTGCCTTCAGCTAAAGATTTTTGGATTTCTACTGGTAAATTTAAAAGGCGTAAAAGATTACTTACACTTGATCGACTTTTGCCAATTTTTTGTGCTACTTGTTCTTGAGTAAAATTAAACTCATCAATTAATTTTTGATAAGCTATCGCTTGTTCAATGGGATTTAAATTTTTACGTTGCACATTTTCAATTAAAGCTATTTCTAATTTTTCAACTTCCTGAGCTTGTCTGACGATTACCGGGACCGTTTTTAATTCTAAAATTTCAGCTGATCTTAACCTTCTCTCACCAGCAATTAACTGATATTCATTATCCTCTTTAGTCACCACCAAGGGTTGAATAATGCCATATTCTTTAATTGACTCAATTAATTCTTCTAAATCATGATGTTGAATATTCTGACGGGGCTGATGTGGATTAGCTTTAATTTTTTTAGGATCAACTTGTAAAATTTTGTCGTCTGAAATCAAAAAATCTGCTTCATCTGATAAAACCTCTTTTAAATTTGAGGATTGATTGGGAATTAAAGATGCTAATCCCCTACCCAAACCTGATTTAGTCATAATATATTTATTCTAACGAATTAATAACTTCTAAAGATAATTTTTCATACGCTCGCGCCGCTTTGGACTTGGGATCATATTCTAAAATTGTTTTACCATAGCTCGGTGCCTCGGCCAAACGAATTGTGCGTGGAATAACTGAACGAAAAATTTTATTTGGAAAATAACGATAGAGCTCTTCTAAAACATCTCTCGATAAACGTGTGCCTTTTTGATACATAGTAATTACCGCACCCAATACATTTAAATTGGGTTTTAAATTCTGTCTAACCAAATTAACCGTGTTCATTAATTGACTTAATCCCTCCAAAGCATAATATTCTGCTTGCACTGGAACTAAAATATGTTCAGCCGCGACTAAACCGTTTAGAGTTAACAGTCCTAAAGATGGCGGACAATCTATAATAATGTAGTCGAAATTATTTCTGATTTCTAATAAAGCTTGATATAATTTAAATTCGCGCTGTGGTAAATTTGTTAATTCAATATTAGCTCCAGCTAAATCAATATTAGCGGGAGCAATTTTTAAACCATGTAAAGCCGATTCTTGAAAAATAGAATTTAACGAGACATTATTAATCAGTGCATCATAAATGCCATGATTAATTTCGCGTGGATTTAAACCTAAACCCGAACTGGCATTTGCCTGTGGATCAATATCAACTAATAAAACAAACTTACCTAAACTTGCAAGATAAGCCGCTAAATTTACTGCCGTAGTAGTCTTACCCACTCCGCCTTTTTGATTAACTAGAGAAATAATTTGTCCCATATAAAATATATAATACTATATTATAATAAATTAAAAATAAGTTGACAACAAAAACAAAATGAGACACAATAGATAAAGAATTAAATTGTGCCGCGATGGCGGAATTGGTAGACGCGCTGGTCTCAAACACCAGTGGTAGCGATACCATGAGAGTTCGAGTCTCTCTCGCGGCATATATTTTATTAACTTGATTTAAAAAAGATTTAATGTTATTATTTTAACATCAACGCGGGGTAGAGCAGCTGGCAGCTCGTCAGGCCCATAACCTGAAGGTCGCGGGTTCGAGTCCCGCCCCCGCAATTTTTTAAAATAAGATTTTATTAGAGCTTTAAAAAAATGCATAAAATATAAGGCCATTGGCCCGTTAGAAATATTTATAATTAATAATATTAGTGTTTTAAATAATTAAATAATTTAAAAACATAAGAAACGTTGATTACCAATACTTCTAACGGGCCGGGGTAGCTCAGATGGTTAGAGCGTTGCACTCATAACGCAGAGGTCGTGGGTTCAATTCCCACCCCCGGTACCAAAATTAAATTTATGAAATTAGGCGATATATTATTTAAATCTCTTTTGACTGCTATTGCAGTTTTTTTAATTCATGCCTTATTGATTATTATTTTTGATATCTATCAATATATAAATTGGATTGATATTCCAATTCATTTTCTAGGCGGTGTGGCTATAAGTTTGGGAACTATTATTTTACTAAATTTACTAATTACTGATCAACGATTACAACCCTTGCCATTGAGTATAAAAATTATTTTAGCTATAACCGTCACTCTTGGCATAGCTGTTGTTTGGGAATGTTACGAATGGTTAATGGGTTATTTAAATTTTGGTATATATCAAGAAAGTCTTAATGATACTATGCTAGATTTAGTTATGGGTGGTTCGGGTGGTATATTAACTGGTTTAATTTATTTAATTTTTTATAAAAGAAAATAATTTAAAAAAATAAATTTAAATAAAGATCACTCTGATCTTTTTTTATTTATAAAATCAAAAGAGGACCGCTTATGTGTCCTCTGCATTGGCCTTAATAGCCTTGCAATATTTCTAGTCTATAATAGCGCAAAGTGCGAATATATGTATTTAACCCATATAAACTTCCAGAGGCACCATCGTTAAAAATGG belongs to Patescibacteria group bacterium and includes:
- the rpsO gene encoding 30S ribosomal protein S15, which encodes MISKKKKDTIINKFATHKNDTGSSQVQVALLSEEVKDLTNHLRAHKQDFSSRRGLLKKVGQRRRLLRYLKREDLKEYEKLIQELKLKG
- a CDS encoding NYN domain-containing protein is translated as MIKHKDQRVGIFVDVQNMYHSAKNLYKANVNFAEILKVAVADRRLVRAIAYVVQSKSFEETAFFEALSKQGFEIKMKDLQIFWGGEKKADWDVGLSVDAIKMAPNLDVIVLVSGDGDYIPLIEYLQYHGRIAEVVAFGGTTSSKLKEVADDFVDLGQDQNRFLIHYPQNKIKARNKKINKINKNQPTNQLTN
- a CDS encoding ParB/RepB/Spo0J family partition protein; the protein is MTKSGLGRGLASLIPNQSSNLKEVLSDEADFLISDDKILQVDPKKIKANPHQPRQNIQHHDLEELIESIKEYGIIQPLVVTKEDNEYQLIAGERRLRSAEILELKTVPVIVRQAQEVEKLEIALIENVQRKNLNPIEQAIAYQKLIDEFNFTQEQVAQKIGKSRSSVSNLLRLLNLPVEIQKSLAEGKINEGHAKAILAFDEPKQQMKMFHKIVIGGLTVRDVEQEAKTSTIKKTKINEKDLALQQQEKVLRDKLSTKVEIKKSARGGKIIIEFYSKEDLDRIISQIK
- a CDS encoding ParA family protein, with product MGQIISLVNQKGGVGKTTTAVNLAAYLASLGKFVLLVDIDPQANASSGLGLNPREINHGIYDALINNVSLNSIFQESALHGLKIAPANIDLAGANIELTNLPQREFKLYQALLEIRNNFDYIIIDCPPSLGLLTLNGLVAAEHILVPVQAEYYALEGLSQLMNTVNLVRQNLKPNLNVLGAVITMYQKGTRLSRDVLEELYRYFPNKIFRSVIPRTIRLAEAPSYGKTILEYDPKSKAARAYEKLSLEVINSLE